One Microbacterium sp. No. 7 genomic window carries:
- a CDS encoding AAA family ATPase yields MDHDDRELMRAFARYLEHVNALQQREQRETRTPLGDLISEHLGADAQGIAVVQEPLADHRLVDADIALEALSTASGGRLVGVTGGEQRLHNGMAELVGNGYAMFAPGAVDYAERATGPASSRRVVAMGVWLLHHEGRPLAVVQRAAIPHHGREAACLEVMGEHADTVSSFLERVRALMIERSVLRGQVLSFVPTEYGRDAGATFLPRPAVAADDVILPEGLLDDVVQHVVGIGDHRALLREAGQHLKRGVLLYGPPGTGKTLTIRHLLSRTPGTTVVLLTGTSIRFIGLAAEIARTFQPSIVVLEDIDLVAMERHASPQPLLFEVLEALDGLNGDADVAFVMTTNRVEVLERALAERPGRVDLAVEVPLPSLAERERLYRLYSRELPFSPEALRAAAEATEGVTASFAKELIRRAVLRAATDAEPVADAHLSAALAELADERHQLTRRLLGEGTGSEERSGPDPDTHFGGSHFVHFPY; encoded by the coding sequence GTGGACCACGACGACCGAGAGCTGATGCGGGCGTTCGCCCGCTACCTGGAGCATGTCAACGCGCTGCAGCAGCGGGAGCAGCGCGAGACGCGCACGCCGCTGGGCGATCTCATCAGCGAGCACCTGGGGGCGGACGCCCAGGGCATCGCGGTCGTGCAGGAGCCGCTCGCCGACCACCGTCTCGTCGACGCGGACATCGCGCTCGAGGCGCTGTCGACGGCATCCGGCGGGCGCCTCGTGGGCGTCACGGGCGGGGAGCAGCGCCTGCACAACGGCATGGCCGAGCTCGTGGGCAACGGGTACGCGATGTTCGCGCCCGGCGCGGTCGACTACGCCGAGCGGGCGACGGGCCCGGCGTCGAGCCGCCGCGTCGTCGCGATGGGCGTGTGGCTGCTGCACCACGAGGGGCGGCCGCTCGCGGTCGTGCAGCGTGCGGCGATCCCGCATCACGGACGCGAGGCGGCGTGCCTCGAGGTGATGGGCGAGCACGCCGACACGGTCTCCTCGTTCCTCGAGCGGGTGCGCGCGCTGATGATCGAGCGCAGCGTGCTGCGCGGCCAGGTGCTCTCGTTCGTGCCGACCGAGTACGGCCGGGATGCCGGGGCGACCTTCCTGCCCCGTCCCGCCGTCGCGGCGGACGACGTCATCCTCCCCGAGGGGCTGCTCGACGACGTCGTGCAGCACGTCGTGGGCATCGGCGACCACCGCGCGCTGCTGCGCGAGGCGGGACAGCATCTCAAGCGCGGCGTGCTGCTGTACGGTCCGCCGGGCACCGGAAAGACGCTGACGATCCGCCACCTGCTGTCGCGCACGCCGGGCACGACGGTCGTGCTGCTCACGGGCACGAGCATCCGGTTCATCGGCCTGGCCGCCGAGATCGCGCGCACGTTCCAGCCCTCGATCGTGGTGCTGGAGGACATCGACCTGGTCGCGATGGAACGGCACGCGTCGCCGCAGCCGCTGCTGTTCGAGGTGCTGGAGGCGCTCGACGGCCTGAACGGGGATGCCGACGTCGCGTTCGTCATGACGACGAACCGCGTCGAGGTGCTCGAGCGCGCCCTCGCGGAGCGCCCCGGCCGCGTCGACCTCGCCGTCGAGGTGCCGCTGCCGTCGCTCGCCGAGCGCGAGAGGCTGTACCGCCTGTACTCCCGGGAGCTGCCGTTCTCGCCGGAGGCGCTGCGTGCCGCGGCCGAGGCGACCGAGGGGGTCACGGCGTCGTTCGCGAAGGAGCTGATCCGCCGTGCCGTGCTGCGGGCGGCGACGGATGCCGAGCCCGTCGCCGACGCGCATCTCAGCGCCGCCCTGGCGGAGCTGGCCGACGAGCGCCACCAGCTCACCAGGCGCCTCCTGGGCGAGGGCACCGGGTCGGAGGAGAGGTCCGGACCCGACCCCGACACCCACTTCGGCGGATCGCACTTCGTCCACTTCCCGTACTGA
- a CDS encoding proline dehydrogenase family protein, which translates to MTADRPADRPADRPAVRPQDLADEAVRLAQRWTHEAASVPVDASAARLAGVLKDPHGLDFTVGFVDGVVRPEDLGAAAKRLGELVPLTPRFLPAPLRAAIAAGGTLARPLPNVVVPAARRVLRQMVSHLIIDASDARLGPAIARIRRDGVRLNLNLLGEAILGAHEAERRLAGTRRLIERPDVDYVSIKVSATVAPHNHWAFDETVDHVERQLMPLFVRARATGTFVNLDMEEYKDLDLTLAVFQRLLGRPELRDYEAGIVLQAYLPDALGAMMRLQAWAAERVAQGGAPIKVRVVKGANLPMERVDAALRGWPVATWASKQQSDTSYKAVLDYALTPERVANVRIGVAGHNLFDVALAWLLAKARGAAGGVEFEMLLGMATGQAEAVRREVGHLLLYTPVVHPGEFDVAIAYLIRRLEEGASPENFMSAAFELDTDAALFERERQRFLASLAELDGITGDGAPASFCVPTPRRTQDRRVLDDEGADARVEARVAAGRDGGFANTPDTDPDLPGNRAWGREIAGRMASSTLGADLVREARVDDRAGLDAVLDRATAAAASWQALGADERARILCRAGEALERRRADLLEVMGAECGKTLEQGDPEVSEAIDFANYYAMLGQQLERVDGATYRPQRVVAVIPPWNFPVAIPAGGVLAALASGSAVVIKPATTAARSGAVMVQALWDAGVPRDVLQLVQFRDRDLGSALVADPRVDRLVLTGAYETAERFRELRQDLPILAETSGKNAIIVTPNADLDLAARDVVQSAFGHAGQKCSAASLVILVGSVARSARFRGQLLDAVRSLHVGTPDDLRTQMGPVMTAPEGKLLRGLTTLGPGERWLVEPAPLVSDSPLAVDGEGGDRLWGPGVRDGVRRGSEYHLTEYFGPILGIMTAETLDEAIDVVNEIDYGLTSGLHSLDCDELALWLRRVEAGNLYVNRGITGAIVRRQPFGGWKKSAIGTGTKAGGPSYLFGLGEWADAAVSAPPRAPRPAAAPLLAAAERAGVPDLEWLRAALGTDAAAWDDEFGAARDVSRLGVERNVLRYLPVSVVVRIAADAPATHGIRVLAAALAAGATPVVSTPVALPTPVVAALSDAGVPVHFEDAAAWRDRLAGLAERSGPHAGARVRIVAGASREAEVAAAYAATGGKPDVAVHGGEVVSAGRVEMLPHLREQAVSITAHRFGTPNALSDGLV; encoded by the coding sequence ATGACCGCCGACCGCCCCGCCGACCGCCCCGCCGACCGCCCCGCCGTTCGCCCCCAGGACCTCGCCGACGAGGCCGTGCGCCTCGCGCAACGCTGGACGCACGAAGCCGCGAGCGTGCCCGTCGACGCGTCGGCCGCGCGCCTCGCGGGCGTGCTGAAGGACCCGCACGGCCTCGACTTCACGGTCGGGTTCGTCGACGGCGTCGTGCGCCCCGAGGATCTCGGCGCCGCGGCGAAGCGGCTCGGCGAGCTCGTGCCGCTCACGCCGCGGTTCCTGCCCGCGCCGCTGCGCGCCGCGATCGCGGCGGGCGGCACGCTCGCGAGGCCGCTGCCGAACGTGGTCGTTCCCGCCGCCCGCCGCGTGCTGCGGCAGATGGTGAGCCACCTCATCATCGACGCGAGCGACGCGAGGCTCGGCCCGGCGATCGCGCGGATCCGCCGCGACGGCGTGCGCCTCAACCTCAACCTGCTCGGCGAGGCGATCCTCGGCGCGCACGAGGCGGAGCGGCGCCTGGCCGGCACCCGTCGGCTGATCGAGCGTCCCGACGTCGACTACGTGTCGATCAAGGTGTCGGCGACCGTCGCCCCGCACAACCACTGGGCGTTCGACGAGACGGTCGACCACGTCGAGCGTCAGCTCATGCCCCTGTTCGTGCGCGCCCGCGCCACCGGCACGTTCGTCAACCTCGACATGGAGGAGTACAAGGACCTCGACCTCACCCTCGCGGTCTTCCAGCGCCTGCTCGGGCGGCCGGAGCTCCGCGACTATGAAGCGGGCATCGTGCTGCAGGCGTATCTGCCCGACGCGCTCGGCGCGATGATGCGGCTGCAGGCGTGGGCGGCCGAGCGCGTCGCACAGGGCGGGGCGCCCATCAAGGTGCGGGTCGTGAAGGGCGCGAACCTTCCGATGGAGAGGGTGGATGCCGCGCTGCGCGGCTGGCCGGTCGCCACCTGGGCATCGAAGCAGCAGTCGGACACGAGCTACAAGGCCGTGCTCGACTACGCGCTGACGCCCGAGCGCGTCGCGAACGTGCGGATCGGCGTCGCCGGTCACAACCTGTTCGACGTCGCGCTCGCGTGGCTGCTCGCGAAGGCCCGCGGCGCCGCGGGCGGCGTCGAGTTCGAGATGCTGCTGGGCATGGCGACGGGCCAGGCCGAGGCGGTGCGCCGCGAGGTCGGGCACCTCCTGCTCTACACGCCGGTGGTGCACCCCGGCGAGTTCGACGTCGCGATCGCGTACCTCATCCGGCGGCTGGAGGAGGGCGCGAGCCCCGAGAACTTCATGTCCGCGGCGTTCGAGCTCGACACCGACGCCGCCCTGTTCGAGCGCGAGAGGCAGCGCTTCCTCGCCTCGCTCGCGGAGCTCGACGGCATCACGGGCGACGGCGCCCCGGCATCCTTCTGCGTGCCGACGCCGCGCCGCACGCAGGATCGGCGCGTGCTCGACGACGAGGGGGCGGATGCCCGAGTCGAGGCGCGCGTGGCCGCGGGCCGCGACGGCGGTTTCGCGAACACGCCCGACACCGATCCCGACCTCCCCGGCAACCGCGCGTGGGGTCGCGAGATCGCGGGCCGGATGGCCTCGTCGACGCTCGGGGCCGACCTCGTGCGCGAGGCGCGGGTCGACGATCGCGCCGGCCTCGACGCGGTGCTCGACCGGGCGACCGCGGCCGCGGCGTCGTGGCAGGCCCTCGGCGCCGACGAGCGCGCCCGCATCCTGTGCCGGGCGGGCGAGGCGCTCGAGCGGCGGCGCGCCGACCTGCTCGAGGTGATGGGCGCGGAGTGCGGCAAGACGCTCGAGCAGGGCGATCCCGAGGTGTCGGAGGCGATCGACTTCGCGAACTACTACGCGATGCTCGGTCAGCAGCTGGAGCGCGTCGACGGCGCGACGTACCGGCCGCAGCGGGTCGTCGCGGTCATCCCGCCGTGGAACTTCCCCGTCGCGATCCCCGCAGGCGGCGTGCTCGCCGCGCTGGCGTCCGGCTCGGCGGTCGTGATCAAGCCCGCGACGACCGCGGCCCGCTCGGGCGCCGTGATGGTCCAGGCGCTGTGGGATGCCGGGGTGCCGCGCGACGTGCTGCAGCTCGTGCAGTTCCGGGACCGCGACCTCGGCTCCGCGCTCGTCGCCGATCCGCGCGTCGACCGGCTCGTGCTCACGGGCGCCTACGAGACCGCCGAACGGTTCCGCGAGCTGCGTCAGGACCTGCCGATCCTCGCCGAGACGAGCGGCAAGAACGCGATCATCGTGACGCCGAACGCCGACCTCGATCTCGCGGCGCGCGATGTCGTGCAGTCGGCGTTCGGGCACGCCGGCCAGAAGTGCTCCGCGGCGTCTCTGGTGATCCTCGTCGGATCCGTCGCGCGGTCGGCGCGGTTCCGCGGGCAGCTGCTGGATGCCGTGCGCTCGCTGCACGTCGGCACGCCCGACGACCTGCGCACGCAGATGGGCCCGGTCATGACGGCGCCGGAGGGCAAGCTGCTGCGCGGACTGACGACGCTCGGCCCCGGCGAGCGCTGGCTCGTCGAGCCCGCTCCGCTCGTGAGCGACAGCCCGCTCGCGGTCGACGGCGAGGGCGGCGACCGGCTGTGGGGCCCGGGGGTGCGCGACGGCGTGCGCCGCGGCTCGGAGTACCACCTCACGGAGTACTTCGGCCCGATCCTCGGCATCATGACCGCCGAGACGCTCGACGAGGCGATCGACGTCGTGAACGAGATCGACTACGGCCTCACGAGCGGCCTGCACTCGCTCGACTGCGACGAGCTCGCGCTCTGGCTGCGGCGCGTCGAGGCCGGCAACCTGTACGTGAACCGTGGCATCACGGGTGCGATCGTGCGCCGCCAGCCGTTCGGCGGCTGGAAGAAGTCGGCGATCGGCACGGGCACGAAGGCCGGCGGGCCGAGCTATCTGTTCGGTCTCGGCGAGTGGGCGGATGCCGCCGTGTCCGCCCCGCCGCGCGCGCCGCGCCCCGCGGCGGCGCCCCTGCTCGCGGCCGCCGAGAGGGCGGGCGTGCCCGACCTGGAGTGGCTGCGCGCCGCGCTCGGCACCGACGCCGCGGCGTGGGACGACGAGTTCGGCGCCGCGCGCGACGTGTCGCGGCTGGGCGTCGAGCGCAACGTGCTGCGCTATCTGCCGGTGTCCGTCGTGGTGCGGATCGCGGCCGACGCGCCCGCGACCCACGGCATCCGCGTGCTCGCCGCCGCCCTCGCGGCGGGCGCGACGCCCGTCGTGAGCACGCCGGTGGCGCTGCCGACGCCCGTCGTCGCCGCGCTGTCGGATGCCGGCGTGCCCGTGCACTTCGAGGATGCCGCCGCCTGGCGCGACCGGCTCGCGGGCCTCGCCGAACGGTCGGGACCGCACGCCGGCGCGCGCGTGCGCATCGTCGCGGGCGCCTCGCGCGAGGCCGAGGTCGCGGCGGCGTACGCGGCCACGGGCGGCAAGCCCGACGTCGCGGTGCACGGCGGCGAGGTCGTCTCGGCCGGCCGGGTCGAGATGCTCCCGCACCTGCGCGAGCAGGCGGTGTCGATCACCGCGCACCGCTTCGGCACTCCGAACGCGCTGTCCGACGGCCTGGTGTAG
- a CDS encoding acyl-CoA dehydrogenase family protein, giving the protein MTDAAIRPKKPATAERPPVADAAEATEPRLDTASVTDMLLGTWAETRRYAREMIKDERFWKIEGQSMAEHRERVLGQLRLLVEHGASRRAFPEEYGGLNDNGANLAGFMELVLADPSMQIKSGVQWGLFGSAIYQLGTEKHHDAWLRDVISLELPGAFAMTEMGHGSDVAAIGTTATYDPETEEFVIHTPFRGAWKDFLGNAALHGQAATVFAQLITGGVNYGVHCFFVPIRDASGRMLPGVRSEDDGVKGGLNGIDNGRLAFDHVRVPRFNLLDRYGQVAADGGYTSDIPSPGRRFFTMLGALVQGRVSLDGAATTASALALHIATTYANQRRQFDRGAGTDEVVLLDYGKHQRRLLPRLAQTYAQFFSNDELLQKFDEVFSGRGDTPEAREDLETLAAALKPLSTWNALDTIQECREACGGAGFMAENRLTSLRADLDIYVTFEGDNNVLLQLVGKRLLADFAQQFKGADAGKLAGFAARQAADRIFHGAGLRQLGQSVADFGSTARSVELGLRAEQQHELLAGRVQQMVADLAARLRPASKASPEESAAIVNACQADLIEAARAHGQLLQWEAFTDAVNRAPDEGTGRVLTWLRDLFGLSLIERHLSWYLINGRLSTQRAAAVSRYIDRLCLRLRPHAQDLVDAFGFEPEHVRAPIALGGEQARQDEARTYYADLAASGEAPVSEKSLRKK; this is encoded by the coding sequence ATGACCGACGCCGCCATTCGTCCGAAGAAGCCCGCGACCGCGGAGCGACCGCCCGTCGCCGACGCCGCCGAGGCGACCGAGCCGCGCCTCGACACGGCATCCGTCACCGACATGCTGCTGGGCACGTGGGCCGAGACGCGCCGCTATGCGCGCGAGATGATCAAGGACGAGCGCTTCTGGAAGATCGAGGGCCAGTCGATGGCCGAGCACCGCGAGCGCGTGCTGGGCCAGCTCAGGCTGCTCGTCGAGCACGGCGCGTCGCGCCGTGCGTTCCCCGAGGAGTACGGCGGCCTGAACGACAACGGCGCCAACCTCGCCGGCTTCATGGAGCTGGTGCTCGCCGACCCGAGCATGCAGATCAAGTCGGGCGTGCAATGGGGCCTGTTCGGCTCGGCGATCTACCAGCTCGGCACGGAGAAGCACCACGACGCGTGGCTGCGCGACGTGATCAGCCTCGAGCTGCCGGGCGCGTTCGCGATGACCGAGATGGGCCACGGCTCCGACGTCGCCGCGATCGGCACGACCGCCACGTACGACCCCGAGACCGAGGAGTTCGTCATCCACACGCCGTTCCGCGGCGCATGGAAAGACTTCCTCGGCAACGCCGCGCTGCACGGCCAGGCCGCGACGGTGTTCGCGCAGCTCATCACGGGCGGCGTCAACTACGGCGTGCACTGCTTCTTCGTGCCCATCCGTGACGCGTCGGGCCGGATGCTGCCGGGCGTGCGCAGCGAGGACGACGGCGTCAAGGGCGGCCTGAACGGCATCGACAACGGCCGCCTCGCGTTCGACCACGTGCGCGTGCCGCGCTTCAACCTGCTCGACCGGTACGGTCAGGTCGCCGCCGACGGCGGCTACACGAGCGACATCCCCTCGCCCGGCCGCCGCTTCTTCACGATGCTCGGCGCGCTCGTGCAGGGCCGCGTCTCGCTCGACGGCGCGGCGACGACGGCATCCGCGCTCGCACTGCACATCGCGACGACCTACGCGAACCAGCGCCGCCAGTTCGACCGGGGCGCGGGCACCGACGAGGTCGTGCTGCTCGACTACGGCAAGCACCAGCGCCGGCTGCTGCCGCGGCTCGCGCAGACGTACGCGCAGTTCTTCTCGAACGACGAGCTGCTGCAGAAGTTCGACGAGGTGTTCTCGGGGCGCGGCGACACGCCGGAGGCGCGGGAGGACCTCGAGACCCTCGCCGCCGCGCTCAAGCCCCTGTCGACGTGGAACGCGCTCGACACGATCCAGGAGTGCCGCGAGGCGTGCGGCGGCGCCGGCTTCATGGCCGAGAACCGTCTCACGAGCCTGCGCGCCGACCTCGACATCTACGTGACGTTCGAGGGCGACAACAACGTGCTGCTGCAGCTCGTCGGCAAGCGCCTGCTCGCCGACTTCGCGCAGCAGTTCAAGGGAGCGGATGCCGGCAAGCTGGCCGGCTTCGCCGCCCGGCAGGCCGCCGACCGCATCTTCCACGGCGCGGGCCTGCGACAGCTCGGGCAGAGCGTCGCCGACTTCGGCTCGACCGCCCGCTCGGTGGAGCTGGGACTGCGCGCCGAGCAGCAGCACGAGCTGCTCGCGGGGCGGGTGCAGCAGATGGTCGCCGATCTCGCGGCGCGGCTGCGACCGGCATCCAAGGCGTCGCCGGAGGAGTCGGCGGCGATCGTCAACGCGTGCCAGGCCGACCTCATCGAGGCCGCCCGCGCGCACGGCCAGCTGCTGCAGTGGGAGGCGTTCACCGACGCCGTGAACCGCGCGCCAGACGAGGGCACGGGGCGCGTGCTGACGTGGCTGCGCGACCTGTTCGGGCTGTCGCTCATCGAGAGGCACCTGTCGTGGTACCTCATCAACGGACGCCTGTCGACGCAGCGCGCCGCGGCCGTGTCGCGCTACATCGACCGGCTGTGCCTGCGCCTGCGCCCGCACGCGCAGGACCTCGTCGACGCCTTCGGCTTCGAGCCCGAGCACGTGCGCGCCCCCATCGCCCTCGGCGGCGAGCAGGCCCGCCAGGACGAGGCCCGCACGTACTATGCCGATCTGGCCGCGAGCGGTGAGGCTCCCGTCTCGGAGAAGTCCCTCCGCAAGAAGTAG
- a CDS encoding ATP-binding cassette domain-containing protein: MPDAPATPATHPADAHEVIRVIGARENNLKEVTVDIPKRRLTVFTGVSGSGKSSLVFGTIAAESQRLINETYPAFVQQFMAAPDRPDVDALENVSPAVVVDQERMGANVRSTVGTATDVHAMLRLLYSRIAEPRIGGPRAYSFNVPSASGSGRLVVEGKGEKKGEAVSFSIVGGMCPRCEGLGETSDIDLDELFDRDKSLADGAITIPGYTADGWMVKAYTESGFLDADKPIRDYTETELHDFLYKEQTKVKIGGINMTYEGLIPKVTKSMLQKDRESLQPHIRAFVDRAVTFVSCPECDGTRLAEGARTSRIDGVSIADAARMQISDLKAWVDGLDRPEAAPLLATLRDALSSFVEIGLGYLSLERASGTLSGGEAQRIKMVRHLGSSLSDITYVFDEPTAGLHPHDIQRMNALLLRLRDKGNTVLVVEHKPEVIACADHIVDLGPRAGVHGGRITYTGDLAGLRASDTLTGRHLDERAQLKASTRAAQGALQIRGASQNNLEDVDVDIPLGVLTVVTGVAGSGKSSLIHGNLPAFDDVVIVDQAPIKGSRRSNPATYTGVLDGIRSAFAKANGVKPALFSANSAGACPECRGLGVIITELGFASTVETTCDVCEGRRFTDEVLQYTLDGKNIHEVLTMSADLAAEFFAKGPVHTVLARMVDVGLGYLTLGQSLSTLSGGERQRLKLAIAMAQKGAIYVLDEPTTGLHLADVAGLLALLDRMVDAGSSVIVIEHHQAVMAHADWIIDLGPGAGHDGGRIVFEGTPADLVAAGDTLTAQHLARYVAAE, from the coding sequence ATGCCTGACGCGCCCGCCACCCCCGCCACCCATCCCGCCGACGCGCACGAGGTCATCCGCGTCATCGGAGCGCGCGAGAACAACCTGAAAGAGGTCACCGTCGACATCCCCAAGCGCCGTCTCACGGTGTTCACGGGGGTCAGCGGCTCCGGCAAGTCGTCGCTCGTGTTCGGCACGATCGCGGCCGAGTCGCAGCGGCTCATCAACGAGACCTACCCCGCCTTCGTGCAGCAGTTCATGGCCGCGCCCGACCGTCCCGACGTCGACGCGCTCGAGAACGTGTCGCCCGCCGTCGTGGTCGATCAGGAGCGCATGGGCGCCAACGTGCGCTCGACGGTCGGCACCGCCACCGACGTGCACGCGATGCTGCGCCTGCTCTACAGCCGCATCGCCGAGCCGCGCATCGGCGGGCCCCGCGCCTACTCGTTCAACGTGCCCTCGGCGAGCGGCAGCGGCCGGCTCGTCGTCGAGGGCAAGGGCGAGAAGAAGGGCGAGGCCGTGTCGTTCTCGATCGTGGGCGGCATGTGTCCCCGTTGCGAGGGCCTCGGCGAGACCAGCGACATCGACCTCGACGAGCTGTTCGACCGCGACAAGTCGCTCGCCGACGGGGCGATCACGATCCCCGGCTACACCGCCGACGGCTGGATGGTGAAGGCGTACACGGAGTCGGGCTTCCTCGACGCCGACAAGCCGATCCGCGACTACACCGAGACCGAGCTGCACGACTTCCTCTACAAGGAGCAGACGAAGGTCAAGATCGGCGGCATCAACATGACCTACGAGGGGCTCATCCCCAAGGTCACCAAGTCGATGCTGCAGAAGGACCGCGAGTCGCTGCAGCCGCACATCCGCGCGTTCGTCGACCGCGCCGTGACGTTCGTGAGCTGCCCCGAGTGCGACGGCACGCGCCTCGCCGAGGGCGCCCGCACCTCGCGCATCGACGGCGTGAGCATCGCGGATGCCGCGCGCATGCAGATCTCCGACCTCAAGGCCTGGGTCGACGGCCTCGACCGCCCCGAGGCCGCGCCCCTGCTCGCGACGCTGCGCGACGCCCTCTCCTCGTTCGTCGAGATCGGCCTCGGCTACCTGTCGCTCGAGCGCGCCTCGGGCACGCTGTCGGGCGGCGAGGCGCAGCGCATCAAGATGGTGCGCCACCTCGGCTCCAGCCTCAGCGACATCACCTACGTCTTCGACGAGCCCACGGCGGGCCTGCACCCGCACGACATCCAGCGCATGAACGCCCTGCTGCTGCGCCTGCGCGACAAGGGCAACACGGTGCTCGTCGTCGAGCACAAGCCCGAGGTCATCGCCTGCGCCGACCACATCGTCGACCTCGGCCCCCGCGCGGGCGTGCACGGCGGGCGGATCACCTACACGGGCGACCTCGCGGGCCTGCGCGCATCCGACACCCTCACGGGCCGCCACCTCGACGAGCGGGCGCAGCTCAAGGCATCCACGCGGGCCGCTCAGGGCGCCCTGCAGATCCGCGGCGCGAGCCAGAACAACCTCGAGGACGTCGACGTCGACATCCCGCTCGGCGTGCTCACGGTCGTCACGGGCGTCGCCGGCTCGGGCAAGTCGTCGCTGATCCACGGCAACCTGCCCGCCTTCGACGACGTCGTGATCGTCGACCAGGCGCCGATCAAGGGCTCCCGCCGCTCGAACCCGGCGACGTACACGGGCGTGCTCGACGGCATCCGCTCCGCGTTCGCGAAGGCGAACGGCGTGAAGCCGGCGCTGTTCAGCGCGAACTCGGCGGGCGCGTGCCCCGAGTGCCGCGGCCTCGGCGTGATCATCACCGAGCTCGGCTTCGCGTCGACGGTCGAGACGACGTGCGACGTGTGCGAGGGCCGGCGGTTCACCGACGAGGTGCTGCAGTACACGCTCGACGGCAAGAACATCCACGAGGTGCTCACGATGTCGGCCGACCTCGCGGCGGAGTTCTTCGCCAAGGGTCCCGTGCACACCGTGCTCGCACGCATGGTCGACGTCGGTCTCGGCTATCTGACCCTCGGCCAGTCGCTCTCGACGCTGTCGGGCGGCGAGCGCCAGCGCCTCAAGCTCGCGATCGCGATGGCGCAGAAGGGCGCGATCTACGTACTCGACGAGCCGACGACGGGCCTGCACCTGGCCGACGTCGCCGGACTGCTCGCGCTGCTCGACCGGATGGTGGATGCCGGAAGCTCCGTCATCGTCATCGAGCACCACCAGGCGGTCATGGCGCACGCCGACT
- a CDS encoding DNA-3-methyladenine glycosylase I translates to MGTDIRIASDGLARCAWVGDDDEYRRYHDEEWGRPLHGDRALFEKMCLEGFQAGLSWITILRKRPRFREVFAGFEPEAVAGFGPDDVERLMQDAGIIRNRAKIEAAISNARLALELAPGELDDLLWSFAPQSHTAPASLTDIPAVTAESTAMSKTLRKRGFRFVGPTTMYALMQSAGMVDDHVPGCHRAATRE, encoded by the coding sequence ATGGGCACCGACATCCGCATCGCATCCGACGGCCTCGCGCGCTGCGCGTGGGTCGGCGACGACGACGAGTACCGCCGCTACCACGACGAGGAGTGGGGCCGGCCGCTGCACGGCGACCGCGCCCTCTTCGAGAAGATGTGCCTCGAGGGCTTCCAGGCCGGGCTCAGCTGGATCACGATCCTGCGCAAGCGACCGCGCTTCCGCGAGGTCTTCGCCGGCTTCGAGCCCGAGGCCGTCGCCGGGTTCGGTCCCGACGACGTCGAGCGCCTGATGCAGGATGCCGGCATCATCCGCAATCGCGCCAAGATCGAGGCCGCCATCTCCAACGCGCGCCTCGCCCTCGAGCTGGCGCCCGGCGAGCTCGACGACCTGCTGTGGTCGTTCGCGCCGCAGAGCCACACGGCCCCGGCATCCCTCACCGACATCCCCGCGGTCACGGCCGAGTCCACCGCCATGAGCAAGACCCTGCGAAAGCGCGGCTTCCGGTTCGTCGGGCCCACGACGATGTACGCGCTCATGCAGTCGGCCGGCATGGTCGACGACCACGTGCCGGGATGCCACCGTGCGGCGACGCGAGAGTGA